A window of Terriglobia bacterium genomic DNA:
GGTTTCGCCACTTCTTGGAGAAAGGAGGTGACGGCCTCCGGATACTCACTGGCGGGGGGGTTGATTCGAAACACATAACTGTAACCCTTCTCCGTGATCTCATCGGCCGAACCAGTTGTCACCAGGAAAGGGACATTTTTCTGCTGGGCCAGGGCAGTAACACCGATACTGACGGCACTGGAATATCCTCCGGTCAGCACGGAAACCTTGTCCTGGGAGATCAGCTTTTCCACGGCCGAGCGACCCACGTCGGGCTTTCCCGTGTCATCCTCAAAGATGAGTTCAATCTTCTTCCCTTTGATTCCGCCTTTCCCGTTGATCTCATCGAGGGCCAGTTGGAATGAGTTCCTCTCAATCTCCCCAAAGGCGGCTTCGCTGCCGGTCAAGGGGAGAACCACTCCGACTTTAATCGTTTGGGAAGGGACATTGACGGCAGTGGCGCAGACCGAAAGGGTGACTGCTGTGAGAAACACTAACATCTTCTGGGCGGGTCTAATGGTCATTTCTCCTCCAATTTGCGGGTATCGCGTTCCGGCCGTTCACTCCCGGCGAGGATTTCGTGATGCTTGGGCTTTAGTAGCCTCGGGGAGCATTTTGCTCAGTGGGGATCGCTGAAAAAAGGCATGGTGACTCGCCTGACGAAAAAATCGCACGCCCGAGCTTGCCAATGGGATCATTGGGCTGGCGATCTCGCGCACTCTTAGGATCCTGCCCCCCAGAGCGACATCTCCGATGAGTAACAGATTCTCTTTCGAATCGAAGCGGGCGAATCATAACATTCTCTTGGTTCTGTTCCAACGGGAACGTTATCCTCTTAAGTGAGGCGGCAGCTGGATATGAACCCGATCTCGCTGTGTCAAGTCTGACGGGATAACCCGAAACTCAAGGCTAGTCAGTTCGAGGCCTTGATTGTCACTATTGTTTCATTCACAATAGGTACTGAAAAGGGAGGGTGTTGAGACGCCGAAATACATCCATATCGGGTGCGAGCGCCTTGTCCGAATTTACTCTATTTTGATCCGGGGACGTATCAGCATGTTTATACCGAGTATGTCGATGCTGATATCTCCGGGCTTCCTCGTCTTAATTCCGAGCGGCTCCAAGAAAAATTCGACGGCTTTAAGTCGATTGATGGATTGAATCTTCCGACCCATTGGCGAATTCAATTAACTACGAGCAGAGCTCCAAACTCTGCTTCTCTTTATAGATTCCGGAAGTCAACCGAGTGGCAGATCAACATCACCGCGATCTTAAATCGTTCCAACGCGGACGAGAGCGTCCTGCATTGACAGGAGTGTTCTCGACGACAAGACGATGGACTTTGATGCCAATCGACCCGCCGCCGGAGACTTGTGATTCAGCCCCCGATTAGGGCCCCCCATGGAATCGTCCCAGGAGATTGGCCCGATGCCCGTACGTGCGCAAGAGCTGCCCGAGAGACAGATTCGTAATGAAAATCAAGAGACGAATTCCGGGTTCACCACCGGTCCGGCCATAGTGGCCTATCTCGCCGCCTTTAAGTTGGCCCTGCATCTTGCGACGGCCGGCGTGTACGGACTGTTCATAGACGAGCTCTATTTCCTGGCTTGTGGCGAGCACCTGGCCTGGGGCTACGTCGATATGCCGCCTCTGACGGCCTTCCAGGCATGGCTCACACGCGCCCTCTTTGGCAACTCGATGGTCTCAATCCGGCTCTTTGCCGCGCTCGCCGGGGCCGGCCTCATTCTAGTGACGGGCGCGATGGTGCGCGAGTTGGGAGGAAAGCGATTTGCGCAGGCGCTGGCGGCGATTGCCGTGCTCATCGCCCCCGGCTTCCTCGCCTTCGACAGCTACTTGTCAATGAACTCGATTGAACCTCTGATCTGGATGGGATGCGCGCTCATTCTGATCCGCATCATCAAGACCGGCGACCCGCGGCGGTGGGTCTGGTTTGGCCTGCTCGCCGGGGTGGGACTCGAAAACAAGCAGACCATGGCGCTCTTCGGATTTGGCTTGGTCGCGGGGCTTGTGCTGACAGCGGAACGGCGTTTGCTAATGAATCGCTGGTTTCTGCTGGGGGGCGCCATCGCGTTTGTGATTTTTCTTCCCAACTTGATCTGGAATATTCAGCATCACTTTCCCCTTATGGAACTGCTTGCCAACATCCGGAGGAATGGACGGGATATCGTCCCCGGTCCTCTCCGCTACATATGGATCCAAATCTTATTCTCTCCGCCGACTGCGGCCCCGATCTGGATGGTGGGGCTTTGGCGGCTTCTGATTTCGCGCGACGGGAGAAGTTACCGGTTGCTGGGTTGGGCCTATCTCGCCATGCTTGCCGTGTTGCTGGTGACTCATGGGAAGATCTACTATCTCGCGCCAGTCTATCCGATGCTGATGGCGCCGGGGGCGGTCGCGATCGAAAAGTGGTTGGAGTTCGGCCGTCTGCGATGGCTGCGCCCGGCGTATGCTTCATTGCTGATCCTGACGGGTATATGGATCGCTCCGACGGTAATGCCCATTCTCCCGCCGGACACGTATCTCTGGTACACGAAGACGTTTCACATTGAACAACCCCGGTTCGAACGTCGTGCCACCAATGCGATGCCCCAGTTTTTTGCCGACCGTTTCGGCTGGCCGGAGATGGTCGAGGCGGTCGCAAAGGTCTACAACAGGCTGCCCCCTGAAGAGCGCGCCAGGACCGCCATCTTTGGCAACGATTTCGGCGAAACCGGCGCCATCGATTTCTATGGCCCCCAGTTCGGCTTGCCCAAGTCGATTGGCAATCACCTCAGCAATTGGGATTGGGGGCCACGCTCCTATACCGGCGAGATCGTTATTGTGTTGGGCGGCAGGCGGGAAGGAGAGGAACGACATTTTGAAAGCGTCGAGGCGGTGGGCGAAATCGGTCACCCCTACGCCATGAAGCAGGAACATTTCACACTCTTTCTGTGCCGCAAGCCCCGGGGATGGACGCTTCAACAGATCTGGCCGCAACTGAAGAACTGGAATTGAGTCTTCAAATTGATTCTTCATCCTTGAGTCTTCCTCGGCACAGCGATATACTCCGTGCGCAGTACGTCACGCCCCTGGAATAGGTCCCCGGATTCCAATGACTCTCAAATGACCGGGGTGGCCACCAATTTTCCTAACGTGATCCAAGTGCTCACAATCCAGCCATTGTTCTCAAGGAGGAACTACATTCATGAAATTTTTACGTTCGATCGCTTTCCTCGTCGCCGTGCTCCTGATGACGTCCGCCCTGTTGCTCGCGGAAGAGGGGATGTGGATGCCGCAGCAAATCCCCGAACTTGCCGCCCGGCTTCAGGCCATGGGCTTCAAGGGGGATCCGAAGGCGTTTGCTGACCTGACCGGCCAGCCCATGGGCGCCATCGTGTCGCTCGGGGGTTGCACGGCATCGTTCGTGTCGCCCGACGGTCTCATCGCGACCAACCATCACTGTGTCACGGGGACGCTTCAATTCAACTCCACCCCTGATCGCAACCTGCTCCGTGACGGCTACCTGGCCAAGACGCGTGGTGATGAACTCTGGAATGGCCCGAGTTCGCGTGTTCTCGTCACGACCTCGGTGACTGAAGTAACCTCGGCCATCACCGGTAACATTGATCCAAAACTCACCGACCGCCAGCGCTACGATCTCATCGAACGCCGCATTAAAGAGCGGGTCGCCTCCTGCGAAAAGGGCGGCCTGCGCTGCAACGTAGCGTCCTTCTTCTCAGGTCTCAAGTATTTTGAGATCGCGCAGATGGAGATCAAAGACGTCCGGCTGGTCTATTCGCCCCATGAAGGGATCGGCGTGTTTGGGGGCGAGACCGATAACTGGCGTTGGCCGCGCCACACTGGCGACTGGTCGTTCCTGCGAGCTTACGTGGGAAAGGATGGAAAGCCGGCCGAACATTCCAAGGATAACGTCCCGTACCATCCCAAGCACTGGCTGAAAGTGTCGTCTGAGGGCGCCAAGTCGGGTGAACTGGTCTTTGTGGTCGGCTATCCGGGCCGGACGTCGCGTCACCAGACCTACTCCGAGGTGAAGGAAACGACCGAATGGTCTTTTCCGCGGTCGATCCGTCTGGCACAGGAACAGCTGGCCATTCTCGATAAACTCACCAAAGACAACAAGGCGGTTGCCATCAAGGTGGCCGGTCGTGTACAGGGACTGAACAACGGCTTGACCAATCAGAAGGGCATGCTCGAGGGACTTTCGAAGGGCGGCGTTCTTTCCCAGAAGGAAGTCCAGGAGAAGTCGCTCGAAAAATGGATTGCAGCGACTCCGGAACGACAGAAGAAGTGCGGCGACATCCTGCCGGCCCTCCGCGGGCTTCAAGCTGAGAGCGAGAAGACCCGCGAACGCAACGCCGTCCTGGGAAGCGTCATCTCATCGTCTTCATACCTGGGTGCGGCGCAATCGCTCTATATGCTGTCGACTCAGCGGCCCAAGAACGACCTTGACCGTGAGCCGGGATTCCAGCAACGTGACTGGGGCCGCTTCAAAGAGGGTCAGGACCGCATGCAGCGAACCCTGGATGCGACCGTCGACCGCACCCTTTTGCGATGGGCGCTCGGAATGGCGGCGGCGCTTCCTGCCGACCAGCGCATAGAGCCGCTCGACAAGGCTGCTGGATTTCAGGCAGGCATGGCGAAGGCGGACGCCGATAAGGCTATCGAGGCGTTCCTGGATACCTTGTATGCCAACACCAAAATGGCAGATAAGGACTTTCGTCTTGGCCTGATGGAGAAGAGCACGGCGGATCTCGAAACCACTAAAGACTCCTTCATCATGCTGGCGGCAGCACTCCACCCGTTACAGGAAGCGAACCGGGAGATCGCCAAGAACCGGGCCGGCGCGTATGCCCGCCTCCGGCCGCGATACATGGAGGCGCTCCTGGCTAGGTCGGGTGGACTGGTTCCTCCCGATGCCAACAGCACCTTGCGGGTTACTTACGGGACGGTGAAGGGTGTGGATTCGAAGGATGGACTCTTTTACAAAGACCACACCACGCTGGCCGGGATCGTTGAGAAGCAGACCGGTGAAGGTGATTTCAACGCGCCGCAATTCCAACTCGACGCGATCAAAAAGGTCCGGGCAGGGGAAAAGACTCCTTACTGGGACGCCTCTCTCAAAGACGTGCCGGTGAATTTTCTTTCGACTGTGGACACGACGGGCGGAAACTCCGGCTCCCCGACGCTCAACGCCAAGGGTGAACTGGTGGGCCTGCTTTTTGACGGCACTTACGAGACGGTGGCCTCGAATTTCCTTTTCGACAAGGCCAAGACCCGCTCCATCCACGTCGACAGCCGTTACATGCTGTGGAACATGACCGACGTCGACGGTGCCGGGAATTTGCTAAAGGAAATGGGAATCATTAAGTAAACGTTATGCTGTGTGGGGCAGACGTCCTTGTCTGTCCTTTGCCAAATCAGGGGACTCGCACCTCCTGCTCTATCATCTTGATGGATTCGAAAAGAAGGTGCCGTCCCTTTTTGATTCAGAGATTACTCCGGAGGTGCACATGAGGACAGTCAGTTGGATTCTGCTTTTACTGGTTGGCGCCCTGACCCTTCTGGGTGGCATGGCGTCGGCCTATGTTGCGTTGAGTCAGTCCCCGGATGGGCTGGTGGGGCCTGGCATGACCTTGATTGATGTTCCGGCGCCGGCCGACGTGGTTCGCACAATACGCGCACGTCGTGTGACCGCCGCCGCTTACGCCGCCACCTATGCCCTGCTTTTCCTTGCCGTGGTCCTGTTTCCTTACCGGCGCGGCGAGGTGTGGAGCTGGTGGGCCATCCTCGTGGCCTCGCTGGTCCTTCTTTTAGTGATTGTCCTGCGGGTGCCCATGCTCGGAACCCGATCTGCGGTCGGCGTGGCTCTGATCCAATTTGGTATTGTGATCATCGCCTTGCTGCTCGATGTCGGGCGGCTGCGCCGGACGACTCCAGCTTGAGGGTTTGGGTTGCAGCTTCGGAGCGCATTGATCGACCATTCGCGGATCGAGATCCTCTAAAGGGTTGGGGGGCTCTGCCCCGCACTCTTGCCGAAAGCCTGTGACTTTCCGGAGGGGCCGAAGCCCAAATAAGACTTTGCCGTGCATCCGAGAGGCCAGAGCAACAGCGCCGATGTAAAGCTTCTCAACAAATCAAGTTCATTTTAGATTGATGGCTTTTAGCCTCCTGCTTTCCTGGTTTCCTAATCATTAGGTTGTTCAGCTATTGTCGCCCCAAATTTAGATGGTACGTTTCCAACCGTTGATGTGAGAGGAGAGACAAGATGATTTCCTGCCGTCTAGCGTTGTGTGCTGAATCAGTGGTCAAAGATGCCGATACCAACTCCATCTCGGTATTCAATATTTTTGAAGAAATGGTCCCCAGCGGTTTTCCATTTGCGTTGCCCAAGATGAATTGTCTTTTTTTCACAGAATTTCATGGCGAACAAGGACAAATCGTCCCCGCTTCGCTGCGTATTACCTGGGGCGAGACCGAGCTCTTCAAACGACCCATCCAGATTGACTTCCGAGAAAATTTCACGAGTCGTCTTATCTTTCACTTTCATGGGATGCCGATCCAGGGTCCCGGCACGGTCCGGGTGGCGCTTATTCACGAAGATCAGGACATCGGCGGGTGGAGTTTTGAGATAAGGGAGGCACCACAGCCGGAGGCCGAGACGAAGGAACCTTAAAGGAGTTCTGGAGTCTCAAGAATCGGCGCGAGGAGAGGATAAGATGGCAAGCATGCTTCGTATTCTCTTCATGGGGATGTGTATAGGTCTGGCCGTCCCCGTGGGAATTCCATCTTCCGCCGAGAGAGGATTTTCGGAAATCGTCAAGAAAGCATGGTCTGCCCTGGAGAAGAATTTCGTGGATCCCACCTACAGACATCAAGGCTGAGCCGAGGTGCTGCAGATCGAGACGACGTTGTGATTTGAAAGCCCCGGCGGGCCCCGGCGACGTCTCGCACCTGGTGGGGTATCAGATTATTCGGAAGGCGAGAAGCTTCACTCTGTGATCGGACAACTGATCGGACCCTACAGGATCACTGCGGCGCTTGGAGCCGGCGGGATGGGAGAGGTCTATCTGGCCGAGGATACACGGCTGGGCCGGCCGGTGGCGATCAAGTTCCTGCCCCCCGAATCGGTGGCCAATGAGGTCGCCAGGAAGCGCCTGATGCGGGAAGCACAGGCGGCAGCCAAGCTCGACCATCCGAATATCTGTACGGTTCACGACGTGGGGGAGGAAAAGGGCAGGACGTTTATCGTCATGCAATATGTGGAGGGGGAGACCCTCGCGGACCGGCTGAAACTGCAGTCCATGGGATTGAGAGAGTCGATGGACATCGCTCTGCAGGTGGCGGATGCCCTGGTGGAGGCGCATTCCCGCGGAATCATCCATCGCGATATTAAGCCCCAGAACATCATGATCACCCCGAAAAATCAGATCAAGGTCCTGGACTTCGGCTTGGCAAAAATAGTCGAGAGCGCCCCACCGATGAAGGTCGGATCTCGGACCGAGAGTTTTGCCACTGAGCCCGGGTTGTTAATGGGGACCGCGCCGTACATGTCGCCGGAGCAGGTTCAGGGAAAGCCTGTTGACGCCCGGAGTGACCTCTTCTCATTTGGTGCGGTGCTGTACGAGATGCTTGCCGGACACCGGGCCTTCGAGGGAGAGTCGGGCATTGCGGTTGTCAGCGCGGTCTTGCGTGACGAACCGGCCCCGCTCAGCGGGGTTCCGTCCGAACTGGCGGGGATTGTAAGCCGTTGCCTTCAGAAGGATCCGGCCAGGCGCTTCACTCAAGCTTCCGATGTTAAATCGGCACTGGAGCGACTGCTCCACGCGACGGGGAATTCGCGCGAGCCCGCCCCATCCATTGCCGTCCTTCCTTTTGCCAACCTGAGCGCGGACAAAGAGAACGAGTACTTTAGCGATGGGCTGGCGGAGGAGATCCTGAACGCCCTCAGCCGCGTCCCTGATCTGAAGGTCACCGCCCGGACGTCCGCCTTCGCCTTCCGCGGCAAGGAACAGGACATCCGCAAGATCGGCGAAGCATTGGACGTGCGCACGGTGCTTGAAGGCAGTGTGCGCCGCTCGGGAAATCGTATTCGCGTGACGGCGCAGCTGATTAATGCCGCTGACGGATACCACCTTTGGTCCGAACGCTATGACCGTGAAATGACGGACGTCTTTGAAGTGCAGGATGAGATTGCGAAGGCCATCGTCGACATGCTCAAGGTGCGGCTGGTTGGAGAAAGAACGGCCCTGGTGCGCCAGGCGGCGAACCTTGAGGCCTATTATGCCAATCTAAAAGGCTGGTACCATTTTTTCAAAATGAGTCCGCCGGAGATGGCTCGCAGTAAGGCTTGCTTTGAGGAGGCCATCGCCCTCGATCCGGGCTATGCACCGGCCTATTTGGGACTTGCAAGATGCTTCCTCATTAGCCCCGTCATGGGTGGAAGACCGGCCCTCGAGGTGATGCCCCTGGCGAAGGCTGCGGCCCTCAAAGCGGTCCAGCTGGACGAAAGGGAGCCGGAAGGCCATGTGCTTCTAGGACAAGTGGCGGGTCAGTTTGAATACGACTGGGGTGAGGCGCTGCGGCGGTATCAACTCGCCCTCGCTCGCGAGCCGATGTCGTCGAGGGCCCGTTTCAGCTGTGCCCAGTTTATCCTGATGCCGCTCCATCGCTTTGATGAAGCGATCGCCGTGATTGAGCCTGCGCTCAAGGCAGACCCTTTTTCACCCCTGCCGCGGGCGGCGCTGGCAGAGATACTCAGCGCCCGAGGATCCGATGATCTCGCCATCGAGGAACTGCATCGGCTCCTCGATTTCCAGGACATCTGGTTTGCCCACTGGATCCTCGGCCTGATTTACACGAAGAAAGGGATGGCGTCGGAGGCGATCGCTGCATGGGAAAAAGGACTTCAACTCGTGCCGTATCCGGCAATGATCGGTGGCCTGGCGGGGCAATATGCAATGGCTGGAGATCGGACCCGTGCGGAGGGGCTGCTCGCCCGACTGGACTCTCCGGAGCTGGCTCACGGATGCGCCATGGGCTACGGTGTTTTCCATGTGATTTGCTCGGAACTCGACCTTGCCGCCGATCAATTCGAAAGAGCAATTGAAGCGCGCGATCCCAGCGCCACCTTTCTCAGTTGCATGCCCGTGGTACAAACCGTCGGACGGCGGCGGACGCTGTTACAGAAAATGAACCTGACGGACGTCGGATCGTAGAAGGCAACGGAAAATGGATGTTGATTCTGAAGGAAAGCGATTGGCAGCGCTGTACTCCAGCATGACGGACGAAGAATTGGAAGAGCTTGCCGGTGATCAAACAGCGCTCACTGATGAGGCGCGCCGGGCGTTAAATGGGGAGATGTCACACCGGGGACTCAGTTTCATCCCATGACAATCTTCGTTGGATGCCGCGGCGATTTGCGAATCAACGCTTCAAGTGGAACATCCACGCGACCTTGACGATGAATCCCCCTCCCGCACTCCTCCATTGTTTCGCATCGGCAGCAAGCGACCATCGTTTGCAGCAATTCCTGCATGGACTTGATCTGATCCATCCACTGAGCGAGTTCTGCGAGCTTTCGCTGTGAGAGTTTCTGCCAGCGCATAAATGCCGGGGTGGTCTTGCGGAAGCCAAAAAACAGGCGCCGAACTTCGTCCAGCGTGAAGCCAGACTGCTGTGCCCGATGGATAACGGCAAGCCTGTGGAGCGCTGTGGTGTCATAGCGCCGCTGCCCGCTGATCCGGGGGGGTGGGGGAAGTATTCGCATCTGTTCGTAATAGCGGATCGCGGACGGCCGCAGGCCCGCCTGTCGCGCGACCTCGGAAATGGTTAGTTGTGTCATGCCAATATTCTAAGTCACTCCTGCGGTTGTTGCGTCGATCTGTCGACAACTTTTTACAGAAATCTTGCTTGCCTTCAAGTCGACTTGAAGTTGTAAGGTGCTGCTCCGGACGCGTAATACAACAAAAACAACCGAACGAGGAGGATGCATGAAGATATCAATTTCAGTCGTGTTAACAATGATAATCCTGGGGTGCATGAGTTTCCCGAACCTGGCGTTGGCAGGTCAAACAGGGGGCCGGCGATCCAATACTTCGGCACAGAGCAAAAAAGAGACCCCCTTCTTCTGCGACCGGACGGCGTTGACCCCGGAGCAGAGAAAGCGCCAGGGAGAACTCAGCACGATCATGAGGTCGGCGTTGCTGGGGGTCCAGGAGTTGCCGGATGGATATGAATTCGAATTTTCCCCGGAGCCCTCCAACTACCAGGCCCTGACGGAATTCACGCTGCTGGAGCGGGCCTGCTGTCCGTTCTTTGATATCAGCATTCGACTGGAGCGTGATGGCGGCAAGCTGTGGTGGCGCCTGACGGGCCGCGAAGGCGTAAAGTCGTTCATCCGGCCAGAGTTTTCTCCGTGGTTCAAACGATAAGCACGCGGGGATTGCCCCCAGGTTCTAAAGAAGTCCAAAATTGGATCCCGATTCGTGCGGAGGTTTGACACCAGTCCAAAAAGCGATATCATCGTCTCCTCATACGGATCCCTGACGATGAAAGGCCTTCTTTCTTTTTTGTGTGTCACTGTGGGCGGCGCCATCGGCTGGTGGCTGGGGGCGTTCGTGGGGTTCATGACGGCCGTTCTTCTGAGCATCGTCGGTTCGGGCGCAGGGCTCTACTTTGCCCTGCGCCTTCACCGGGAATACTTTGAATGAACGGACAGGGCACTCCTCCGTCAATTTATACTCTCATCCGCAATAGGCGCTTACCTCCTGCCACGACTCAAGGACATCCTCAATAGACGATCCGCTTCGTAAATAAGTCTTCAGTTGACATTCTATGTGTACTAGTATAGATAGTACACATATGTTGCCGTTCCGAGTGGAATTTAAACCAGGGGTTTCCCCCTACCGGCAAATTATCTATGCGGTCGAGAAGAGCCTGGTATGCGGCCAATTGCGTCCGGGTGATCCTTTTCCCTCAGTGCGGAGTTTGAGTCAGGCTTTCAAGATAAACCCAAACACGGCGCACAAGGTGGTTGCCGAACTCATACGCCGGGAACTGCTCGAAGTCCGTTCGGGGATCGGGACCATCGTGGCAGATACTCCGCCCCCCTTGCCGCGGGAGCGTAGCGCCCTGCTGAAAGATGATTTAGAACGGTTGGTGGTGGAAGCCAAGAGGATGTCCCTGGAACTCGAGGACTTGGTGGAGGCGGTAGAGCAGCATTGGATGCGCCTGTCAGAGAGGAAATCAAGCGAGCGGGTGGAAGCCGTCAAGCCCAGGAGGTAGAAGTCATGAATTCCCCTTTGTGGAGTGAAAATCTAACGCGCCGATTTGGACGGCTCGAAGCGGTCTGTGACCTGAACCTGATGGTTCCGGAGGGTAGTCTCTTCGCTCTGTTAGGTCCGAACGGTGCGGGGAAAACGACCACCATCCACGTTCTCATGAATTTGCTCCGCCCCTCCTCCGGCCGAGTCATGGTGATGGGGAAGGACTCAACGCGTTTGGGGAGTTCGGAATTGGCGCAGATTGGCTATGTTTCCGAAAACCAGAAACTGCCGGGCTGGATGACATTGGAGCAGCTGCTGCAATTCTGTAAGCCTTTATATCCCACTTGGGATGGTCTTCTCGGCGAAAAGCTCGTCCGCCAGTTTGATCTGCCGCCGGGAAGAAAGATCCGGACCCTTTCACGGGGGCAGCGAATCAAGGCCGCCATGGTGACGGCCCTGGCTTATCGTCCTCGCCTGCTCGTGCTGGACGAGCCTTTCAGCGGATTGGACGTCGCCGTGCGTGAGGAGCTGGTGCAAGGGATGCTTGAATTGGCCGGGCAGGGAGACTGGACGCTCTTCATCTCCTCTCACGATCTGGAAGACATCGAAAACCTGGTCGACTGGGTGGGCTTCATTAACGAAGGAAGATTGTTGTTCTCGGAGGAGTTGGAACGGCTTCAGGCGAGGTTCCGCGAGGTTGAAGTCACTCTTCCGGAGGCAGCCGCTGCAGCCACGAACTTGCCCCGAAGCTGGGGGCCACTTCAAGTCGCCGGAAAAGTGCTTCGCTTCATCGAGACTCAGTATCAGGAAGGGGAGAGTGAAGCCCATATCAGGAGGATATTTCCCACGGCAGAAAATCTCTTCATTTCCCCCCTTTCATTGAGATCCATTTTCGTGACACTGGCCCGACAAAGTAAGGGGTCCAGCCGGGAGGAAAAAACGTTATGACGCAGTTCCTCCACCTCTTTAAGAAAGATCTTCGCCGCTTCTGGCCGCTGCTTGTTGCCTTATTGGCCATTCTGAGTGTTCAAACCGCGTTTCTCTTCCAGGATCCCTTGGCTCGTAATCCTGAACAGATCGGTGGCCTGCTTAATCGGCTCCCCAGCCAGGTGTTGAATCCATACCTGCTCAACCTCATTCTTCTGGTGATCGTGGCTCTCCTGATTCATGAAGAACCCCTGGTGGGGACCTCAGCCTTTTGGTTGACTCGTCCCATTTCGCGAGGATCACTTCTCGCCTCAAAGGGCGTTTTCATACTTCTCTTCCTTGTTGTCGCCCCGGTGGCTGCCGAGTTTGTTGTGCTTTTCCATTACGGGCTCGAGTCCCAGCGAATCGGCGCCTGCCTGTTCCAAATTCTCATCAATGAGCTGGCGTTCCTCTTCATGGGCGCCTGCATAGCGGTGCTGACTCCGAGTCTGCCAATCTTCGCCGTTGCGGGCGTCATTGGCTCCATCCTCTGGGCGCTCTCATTCCAGCTCTTTACTTTCGTGCAGCGCCCCTCCAGCGGGATGGAGATTTTCCTGTCAAGAGAGATCCTGCGAATGATCCTGACGCTGCTGCTTGGGGCTTTTGTCGTGTGTCACCAGTATCTAAGCCGCCGCACGGGCCGCTCGGTGGTGATCTTGGCCTTAAGTTTAATTTTGATTCACCCAATCTACCATCTGACGAGCTGGGATCTTGTAGAATCCTTCCAGTCTTTGACCCGCCCTGAAAACTCTGAAAGCCGCCGCATCGGGCTTGCCTTGCGAGACAAAGCCAGCAACTCCGGCGGCAACGATTGGTGGGTTTCAGATAGCGACAATTCCCCTGGGCAACAAGCCATATTCGGAGTACTGGAGCTGTCAAATGTCCAACCCTCCTCGATCGTGGTACTCACGCGATTGAAAGGAAAGCTCGCATTTGACGACGGATCTCAGATTCCTTATGCGAGGGACCGCGAAGAATATTACGGCAATGTGC
This region includes:
- a CDS encoding ABC transporter ATP-binding protein gives rise to the protein MNSPLWSENLTRRFGRLEAVCDLNLMVPEGSLFALLGPNGAGKTTTIHVLMNLLRPSSGRVMVMGKDSTRLGSSELAQIGYVSENQKLPGWMTLEQLLQFCKPLYPTWDGLLGEKLVRQFDLPPGRKIRTLSRGQRIKAAMVTALAYRPRLLVLDEPFSGLDVAVREELVQGMLELAGQGDWTLFISSHDLEDIENLVDWVGFINEGRLLFSEELERLQARFREVEVTLPEAAAAATNLPRSWGPLQVAGKVLRFIETQYQEGESEAHIRRIFPTAENLFISPLSLRSIFVTLARQSKGSSREEKTL
- a CDS encoding ABC transporter permease; this translates as MTQFLHLFKKDLRRFWPLLVALLAILSVQTAFLFQDPLARNPEQIGGLLNRLPSQVLNPYLLNLILLVIVALLIHEEPLVGTSAFWLTRPISRGSLLASKGVFILLFLVVAPVAAEFVVLFHYGLESQRIGACLFQILINELAFLFMGACIAVLTPSLPIFAVAGVIGSILWALSFQLFTFVQRPSSGMEIFLSREILRMILTLLLGAFVVCHQYLSRRTGRSVVILALSLILIHPIYHLTSWDLVESFQSLTRPENSESRRIGLALRDKASNSGGNDWWVSDSDNSPGQQAIFGVLELSNVQPSSIVVLTRLKGKLAFDDGSQIPYARDREEYYGNVQEAVLQGLKIPGQTAATQLIELLKVEKGLFTEKGKESGNYSGEAHFRLYRYEAKGSLPLKEGAHFQRGSYLATVYRVALEPGQLSILLRGRSIGSSDEGPVYVINRNRRQVLESAKQFTGGGTGRQLLLEGGPALQYWETQLIYDLKGRNDLRRFPVDAEWLSGAEVVIPDRIETARFTRTFQVKDFQMADYVLEAWLHRHGFRGIQK